In Candidatus Kaistella beijingensis, a genomic segment contains:
- the rplR gene encoding 50S ribosomal protein L18: protein MALNKVQKRDRIKRRVRGKISGSAELPRLSVYKSNKEIYAQLIDDKEGKTLASASSRAMNAKGTKVEISAEVGKAIAEKAKAAGIENIVFDRNGFVYHGRVKALADGAREGGLKF, encoded by the coding sequence ATGGCACTGAATAAAGTACAAAAAAGAGACAGAATCAAAAGAAGAGTTCGTGGAAAAATCTCCGGCTCTGCTGAATTGCCAAGATTATCCGTTTACAAAAGTAACAAGGAAATTTACGCGCAATTGATCGACGATAAAGAAGGTAAAACCTTAGCTTCAGCTTCTTCAAGAGCTATGAACGCTAAAGGTACAAAAGTAGAAATCTCTGCAGAAGTAGGTAAAGCAATCGCTGAAAAAGCTAAAGCTGCAGGTATTGAAAATATTGTGTTCGACAGAAACGGTTTCGTTTACCACGGTAGAGTGAAAGCTCTTGCTGATGGAGCGAGAGAAGGCGGACTAAAATTCTAA
- the rplF gene encoding 50S ribosomal protein L6: MSRIGKAIIEIPAGVTITEKDGLVTVKGPKGELTQQLNEGITLKQEDGVLTLDRASESKQHKALHGLYRALINNMVQGTATGWTKQLELVGVGYRASNTGNKLELALGFSHGIVLDLPKEVTVETLSEKGKNPIITLTSYDKQLLGMVAAKIRSFRKPEPYKGKGVRFVGEIVRRKAGKSA; encoded by the coding sequence ATGTCAAGAATTGGTAAAGCAATTATAGAAATTCCAGCAGGAGTTACCATTACTGAAAAGGATGGTTTGGTAACTGTGAAAGGTCCGAAAGGAGAACTTACACAGCAACTTAATGAGGGAATCACTCTAAAGCAAGAAGACGGAGTTCTTACTCTAGATAGAGCTTCAGAATCAAAACAGCACAAAGCATTACACGGTCTTTACAGAGCGTTAATCAATAACATGGTTCAAGGTACAGCTACAGGTTGGACTAAGCAACTTGAACTTGTTGGGGTAGGATACAGAGCATCAAATACCGGTAACAAACTGGAACTGGCTTTGGGATTCTCTCACGGTATCGTATTGGATCTTCCAAAAGAAGTGACCGTAGAAACACTTTCTGAAAAAGGTAAAAACCCAATCATCACGTTGACGTCTTATGACAAGCAACTTTTGGGAATGGTTGCCGCTAAAATCAGATCATTCAGAAAACCTGAACCTTACAAAGGAAAAGGAGTTCGTTTCGTAGGAGAAATTGTTAGACGTAAAGCTGGTAAATCTGCTTAA
- the rpsH gene encoding 30S ribosomal protein S8, whose translation MVTDPISDFLTRVRNAQSAGHKVVEIPASKIKKEITKILFDQGYILNYKFEDNAVQGNIKIALKYDKQTNKPAIKSIQRASRPGLRQYKGSEELPRVLNGLGVAIISTSKGVMTDKKARQEKVGGEVICYVY comes from the coding sequence ATGGTAACAGATCCAATTTCAGATTTCCTGACCAGAGTAAGGAACGCACAAAGCGCAGGCCACAAAGTGGTGGAAATTCCTGCATCGAAAATCAAAAAGGAGATTACGAAAATTTTGTTTGACCAGGGTTATATCTTGAACTATAAGTTCGAGGACAACGCTGTGCAAGGAAATATCAAAATCGCTTTAAAGTATGACAAACAAACCAACAAACCAGCAATCAAGAGCATTCAGAGAGCTTCAAGACCAGGTTTGAGACAGTACAAAGGTTCAGAAGAACTTCCAAGAGTACTAAACGGTTTGGGAGTGGCTATCATCTCAACTTCTAAAGGAGTAATGACTGATAAGAAAGCCAGACAAGAAAAAGTTGGTGGAGAAGTAATCTGCTATGTTTATTAA
- the rpsN gene encoding 30S ribosomal protein S14 encodes MAKESMKARERKREATVAKYAEKRKALKEAGDYEALQKLPKDASPVRLHNRCKLTGRPRGYMRTFGISRVTFREMANAGLIPGVKKASW; translated from the coding sequence ATGGCTAAAGAATCAATGAAAGCGCGTGAGCGCAAAAGAGAAGCTACAGTAGCAAAATATGCCGAGAAAAGAAAAGCTTTGAAAGAAGCCGGAGATTACGAAGCATTACAAAAATTGCCGAAAGACGCTTCACCAGTAAGATTACACAACAGATGTAAATTAACAGGAAGACCAAGAGGTTACATGAGAACCTTCGGTATTTCTAGAGTAACTTTCCGTGAAATGGCAAACGCAGGTTTGATCCCGGGAGTGAAAAAAGCAAGTTGGTAA
- the rplE gene encoding 50S ribosomal protein L5, giving the protein MEYVARPKKAYKEKIVPAMMEEFGYKSVMQVPKLEKIVVSQGLGAATADKKIVDYAVEELTAITGQKAVGTLSKKDEAAFKLRKGMPVGARVTLRANQMYEFLDRLTSSALPRIRDFNGIKADGFDGRGNYNLGITEQIIFPEIVIDKVKKIQGMDITFVTSAKTDKEAKALLTHFGLPFKKN; this is encoded by the coding sequence ATGGAATACGTAGCAAGACCAAAAAAAGCATATAAAGAGAAAATTGTTCCTGCAATGATGGAAGAATTTGGGTACAAATCTGTAATGCAGGTTCCTAAATTAGAGAAAATCGTTGTATCACAAGGTTTGGGAGCTGCAACAGCTGACAAGAAAATTGTTGACTATGCAGTAGAAGAACTTACAGCAATTACCGGCCAAAAAGCAGTTGGAACACTCTCTAAAAAAGACGAGGCAGCGTTCAAACTAAGAAAAGGAATGCCTGTAGGAGCAAGAGTGACTCTAAGAGCAAACCAAATGTATGAGTTTTTAGACAGATTAACTTCTTCAGCTTTACCGCGAATCAGAGATTTCAACGGTATCAAAGCTGATGGTTTCGACGGAAGAGGAAATTACAACTTAGGGATTACCGAGCAAATCATCTTCCCTGAAATCGTAATCGACAAAGTGAAAAAAATCCAAGGGATGGACATCACTTTCGTAACTTCTGCGAAGACAGACAAAGAAGCAAAAGCATTATTAACTCACTTCGGTTTACCATTCAAAAAGAACTAA
- the rplX gene encoding 50S ribosomal protein L24, with product MTKLKIKRGDNVIITTGRKEIKGKKGEVIEVIRKEGKDARVIVAGLNIVKKHTKPSAGNPQGGIVEKEASIHISNVALLDANGKATKVGYKVDGDKKVRIAKTTGKEI from the coding sequence ATGACAAAGTTAAAAATCAAAAGAGGAGATAACGTAATCATCACTACCGGAAGAAAAGAAATCAAAGGTAAAAAAGGTGAAGTTATTGAAGTGATTCGTAAAGAAGGCAAAGACGCAAGAGTAATCGTAGCAGGTTTGAACATAGTGAAAAAACACACCAAACCATCTGCAGGAAATCCTCAAGGCGGAATTGTAGAGAAAGAAGCATCCATCCATATTTCAAACGTAGCATTGCTTGATGCAAACGGAAAAGCAACCAAAGTGGGTTACAAAGTGGACGGAGATAAAAAAGTAAGAATTGCTAAAACAACCGGTAAGGAAATTTAA
- the rplN gene encoding 50S ribosomal protein L14, with amino-acid sequence MLQTESRLKVADNTGAKEVLVIRVLGGTRRRYASVGDKIVVTIKDSTPQGNAKKGTVSKAVVVRTKKAVRRKDGSYIKFDDNACVLLNAAGEMRGTRVFGPVARELRDKEYMKVISLAPEVL; translated from the coding sequence ATGTTACAAACAGAATCAAGATTAAAAGTTGCTGATAACACAGGTGCAAAAGAAGTACTTGTAATCAGAGTTCTAGGTGGAACTAGAAGAAGATATGCTTCAGTTGGTGATAAAATCGTAGTTACTATCAAAGATTCTACACCACAGGGAAACGCAAAAAAAGGTACCGTTTCTAAAGCAGTAGTAGTAAGAACTAAAAAAGCAGTTCGTAGAAAAGATGGTTCATACATTAAGTTCGACGACAACGCTTGTGTTCTTTTGAACGCTGCAGGCGAAATGAGAGGAACCCGTGTTTTCGGACCGGTTGCTCGTGAACTGAGAGATAAAGAATATATGAAAGTCATTTCATTAGCTCCTGAAGTACTTTAA
- the rpsQ gene encoding 30S ribosomal protein S17, translating to MMDRNLRKERIGIVSSNKMEKTIVVSETMRMKHPMYGKFVLKTKKYTAHDENNECNEGDTVLITETRPLSKSKRWRLVRIIEKAK from the coding sequence ATCATGGATAGAAATTTAAGAAAAGAAAGAATCGGAATCGTTTCTAGCAATAAGATGGAGAAAACCATTGTTGTAAGTGAAACGATGAGAATGAAGCACCCGATGTACGGTAAATTCGTTTTGAAAACGAAAAAATATACCGCTCACGACGAGAACAACGAGTGCAACGAAGGCGATACAGTATTAATCACTGAAACAAGACCTTTGAGCAAAAGTAAGAGATGGAGATTAGTAAGAATCATTGAAAAAGCTAAGTAA
- the rpmC gene encoding 50S ribosomal protein L29 → MKKADIKNLSAGDIQNKLAEAKADFTKLKLAHRISPIENPIQIRDLRKTIARLETELTLKQQ, encoded by the coding sequence ATGAAGAAAGCTGACATCAAAAATCTAAGCGCAGGAGACATCCAAAACAAATTAGCTGAGGCAAAAGCAGATTTCACCAAATTGAAATTGGCCCACAGAATCAGCCCGATTGAAAACCCAATCCAAATCAGAGATTTGAGAAAAACAATCGCAAGATTAGAAACTGAATTAACACTTAAACAACAATAA
- the rplP gene encoding 50S ribosomal protein L16 produces MLQPRRTKFRKVHKMKMKGIAQRGNQLAYGTFGIKATEGAWITARQIEAARIAATRYMKREGQLWIKIFPDKPITKKPAEVRMGKGKGAVEYWVAVVKPGKIMFEVGGVPYEVAKEALRLAAQKLPVVTKFVVANDFVQPQ; encoded by the coding sequence ATGTTACAACCAAGAAGAACTAAATTCCGTAAAGTTCACAAAATGAAGATGAAGGGGATTGCTCAAAGAGGTAATCAACTCGCTTACGGAACTTTCGGTATCAAAGCAACTGAAGGAGCTTGGATCACTGCAAGACAAATTGAAGCTGCGCGTATCGCCGCTACAAGATATATGAAAAGAGAAGGTCAGCTATGGATCAAAATCTTCCCGGATAAGCCAATTACCAAAAAACCTGCGGAAGTACGTATGGGTAAAGGTAAAGGTGCCGTGGAATATTGGGTAGCTGTAGTAAAGCCTGGTAAAATTATGTTCGAAGTAGGAGGTGTTCCTTACGAAGTAGCGAAAGAAGCACTTAGACTTGCCGCACAAAAATTACCGGTAGTTACCAAATTTGTAGTCGCTAACGATTTTGTTCAACCTCAATAA
- the rpsC gene encoding 30S ribosomal protein S3: MGQKTNPIGNRLGIIRGWDSNWFGGNDYGDRIAEDYKIRRYLEARLSKGGISKIFIERTLKLVTVTITTARPGLIIGKGGQEVDKLKEELKKITDKDIQINIFEIKRPELDAVLVADSIAKQIENRISYRRAVKMAMASTMRMGAEGIKVQISGRLNGAEMARSESFKEGRIPLSTFRADIDYHIGEALTQYGKLGVKVWIMKGEVYGKRELSPLVGQQKKAPAGRGERSERGDRGDRRPRDRK; encoded by the coding sequence ATGGGACAGAAGACAAATCCAATTGGTAACAGATTAGGAATCATCAGAGGATGGGATTCTAACTGGTTTGGCGGAAACGATTATGGAGACAGAATCGCGGAAGACTACAAAATCAGAAGATACCTTGAAGCGAGATTATCTAAAGGTGGTATTTCAAAAATCTTTATTGAAAGAACCCTGAAATTAGTAACAGTAACAATCACTACAGCTAGACCGGGATTGATCATCGGTAAAGGAGGGCAGGAAGTTGATAAATTGAAAGAAGAATTGAAAAAGATTACCGACAAGGATATCCAAATCAACATCTTCGAAATTAAAAGACCTGAACTTGACGCAGTATTGGTTGCAGACAGCATTGCTAAACAAATCGAAAACCGTATCTCTTACAGAAGAGCAGTTAAGATGGCAATGGCTTCCACAATGAGAATGGGTGCAGAAGGAATCAAAGTTCAGATTTCTGGAAGATTGAACGGAGCGGAAATGGCAAGAAGCGAGTCTTTCAAAGAAGGAAGAATCCCATTGTCAACTTTCCGTGCAGATATCGATTACCACATCGGTGAAGCACTTACTCAGTACGGAAAGCTTGGAGTGAAAGTTTGGATCATGAAAGGTGAGGTTTACGGTAAAAGAGAACTTAGCCCATTAGTAGGACAACAGAAAAAAGCACCTGCAGGTAGAGGAGAGAGAAGCGAGAGAGGTGACAGAGGAGACAGAAGACCAAGAGATAGAAAATAA
- the rplV gene encoding 50S ribosomal protein L22 encodes MGSRKRESALARKIANQDVAKALHNDCPSSPRKMRLVADIIRGVEVDKALAILKFSKKEASNKLEKVLLSAMANWQLKNEGADIEEAGLIVKEIHVDSARQLKRLRPAPQGRGYRIRKRSNHITLILGTKDNK; translated from the coding sequence ATGGGATCAAGAAAAAGAGAAAGTGCATTGGCACGTAAAATAGCAAACCAGGATGTGGCAAAAGCCTTACATAACGACTGCCCTTCTTCTCCAAGAAAAATGAGATTGGTTGCAGACATCATCAGAGGAGTTGAGGTTGACAAAGCATTGGCAATCCTTAAATTTTCAAAGAAAGAAGCATCCAACAAATTAGAGAAAGTTTTACTTTCTGCAATGGCAAACTGGCAGTTGAAAAACGAAGGTGCAGACATTGAAGAAGCAGGACTTATCGTGAAGGAAATTCATGTGGACAGTGCAAGACAATTGAAGAGACTAAGACCGGCTCCACAAGGAAGAGGTTACAGAATCAGAAAGAGAAGCAACCACATCACATTAATCTTAGGTACTAAAGATAACAAATAA
- the rpsS gene encoding 30S ribosomal protein S19 produces the protein MARSLKKGPFIHHTLDKKVQANIESNKKTVIKTWSRASMISPDFVGQTIAVHNGKSFIPVYVTENMVGHKLGEFSPTRSFRGHGGNKNKGGR, from the coding sequence ATGGCAAGATCACTTAAGAAAGGACCTTTCATTCATCATACTTTAGATAAGAAGGTTCAGGCAAATATAGAGTCTAATAAAAAGACAGTTATCAAGACTTGGTCCAGAGCATCTATGATCTCTCCGGACTTCGTAGGACAGACTATTGCGGTACACAACGGGAAATCTTTTATCCCAGTTTATGTAACCGAAAACATGGTTGGTCACAAGTTAGGCGAATTTTCTCCGACAAGATCTTTCAGAGGTCACGGTGGTAACAAAAATAAAGGAGGTAGATAA
- the rplB gene encoding 50S ribosomal protein L2 encodes MSVRKLKPITPGQRFRVVNNFEEITTNKPEKSLTVGIKKSGGRNQTGKMTMRYTGGGHKKKYRIIDFKRNKFNVEATVKTVEYDPNRTAFIALLEYADGEKRYIIAPNGIKVDQKVISAETAEPEVGNAMKLKNIPLGTVISCIELKPGQGAIMARSAGSSAQLTSRDGKYAIVKLPSGESRMILTECMAMIGSVSNSDHQLTVSGKAGRSRWLGRRPRTRPVAMNPVDHPMGGGEGRSSGGHPRSRNGKPAKGYKTRKKNKASNRFIVSKRK; translated from the coding sequence ATGTCTGTTAGAAAATTAAAACCTATCACCCCGGGACAGAGATTCAGAGTTGTAAACAACTTTGAGGAAATTACTACCAACAAACCAGAGAAATCTCTAACAGTTGGTATTAAAAAGTCAGGTGGACGTAACCAAACTGGTAAAATGACCATGCGTTACACCGGAGGTGGACACAAAAAGAAATACAGAATTATCGACTTCAAGAGAAATAAATTCAACGTTGAAGCTACGGTAAAAACTGTAGAGTACGATCCAAACAGAACTGCTTTCATCGCGCTACTTGAGTACGCGGATGGAGAGAAGAGATACATCATCGCTCCAAACGGAATCAAAGTAGACCAGAAAGTAATCTCTGCAGAAACTGCTGAACCAGAAGTTGGTAACGCAATGAAACTGAAAAACATTCCTTTGGGAACTGTAATCTCTTGTATCGAATTGAAACCTGGACAAGGTGCAATTATGGCAAGATCTGCAGGTTCTTCAGCGCAATTGACTTCAAGAGACGGGAAATATGCAATCGTGAAATTGCCTTCAGGAGAATCCAGAATGATCCTTACTGAATGTATGGCAATGATTGGTTCAGTTTCAAACTCTGACCACCAGTTGACCGTTTCAGGAAAAGCTGGTAGAAGCAGATGGTTGGGTAGAAGACCAAGAACAAGACCAGTAGCAATGAACCCTGTAGATCACCCGATGGGAGGTGGTGAAGGACGTTCTTCTGGAGGTCACCCAAGATCAAGAAACGGTAAACCGGCTAAAGGTTACAAAACAAGAAAGAAAAATAAAGCGTCTAACCGATTCATCGTATCTAAAAGAAAATAA
- the rplW gene encoding 50S ribosomal protein L23 produces MSVIIKPVISEKANYLTDLRGTYSFLVDTKANKIQIKKAVEDAYGVKVAEVNTMIYAPKVSSKYTKKGLQVGKTNKLKKAVVKLVEGEVIDIFATN; encoded by the coding sequence ATGTCAGTAATTATTAAACCAGTTATTTCAGAAAAAGCAAATTACCTTACTGATTTAAGAGGGACTTATTCTTTTTTAGTGGATACTAAAGCGAATAAAATCCAGATTAAAAAAGCGGTAGAAGATGCTTACGGTGTGAAAGTAGCGGAAGTAAACACCATGATTTACGCTCCTAAAGTTTCATCAAAATACACCAAAAAAGGATTACAGGTTGGGAAAACCAACAAATTGAAAAAAGCGGTAGTGAAGCTTGTTGAAGGTGAAGTTATCGATATTTTTGCAACGAATTAA
- the rplD gene encoding 50S ribosomal protein L4 — MELVVYNTSGKETGRKVTLDETIFGIEPNQHAVYLEVKQYLAAQRQGTHKSKERSEITASTRKLKKQKGSGSARYGDIKSPTFKGGGRVFGPKPRDYRFKLNKALKRLAKKSVLSQKLRDNSIKVLEAFTFDAPKTKEFINLNNALGFEGKKSLYILPEANKNVYLSSRNLPKTKVLTYNEISSYDLVHAGEIVFLEGAIEKFQENLRK, encoded by the coding sequence ATGGAGTTAGTAGTTTATAATACATCAGGAAAAGAAACCGGAAGAAAAGTAACTTTGGACGAAACCATCTTCGGAATCGAGCCAAATCAGCACGCGGTTTACTTAGAAGTGAAACAATACCTTGCTGCACAAAGACAAGGAACACATAAATCAAAAGAAAGAAGCGAAATCACTGCTTCTACTAGAAAGCTTAAAAAGCAAAAAGGTTCAGGATCTGCGAGATACGGTGACATCAAGTCGCCAACTTTCAAAGGTGGAGGTAGAGTTTTTGGTCCAAAACCAAGAGACTACAGATTCAAATTGAACAAAGCTTTGAAAAGATTGGCTAAAAAATCTGTGCTTTCTCAAAAATTGAGAGATAATTCTATCAAAGTTTTGGAAGCATTCACTTTCGACGCTCCTAAAACTAAAGAATTTATCAACTTGAACAACGCATTAGGTTTCGAAGGGAAAAAGTCTTTGTACATTTTGCCTGAAGCAAACAAGAACGTATATCTTTCATCAAGAAATTTACCGAAAACTAAAGTATTGACTTATAACGAGATCAGTTCTTACGACTTGGTACATGCAGGTGAGATTGTATTCTTAGAAGGTGCTATCGAAAAATTCCAGGAAAATTTAAGAAAATAA
- the rplC gene encoding 50S ribosomal protein L3: MSGIIGKKIGMTSLFNEEGKNIPCTVIQAGPCSVLQVRTKETDGYVGFQLGFDDKSEKNVGKALTGHFKKAGSTPKAKLVEFHHGFDHLKVGDEVKVNLFAEGEYVDVTGTSKGKGFQGVVKRHNFGGVMQATHGQHNRLRAPGSIGAGSDPSRVFKGMRMAGRMGGKQVTVQNLEVLRVDEEQNLLVVKGAVPGAKNSYVIIRRWS, translated from the coding sequence ATGTCAGGTATTATTGGTAAAAAAATCGGGATGACTTCCCTGTTTAACGAAGAAGGAAAAAATATTCCTTGTACCGTTATTCAAGCAGGTCCATGCTCGGTTTTACAGGTCAGAACCAAAGAAACTGATGGCTATGTTGGCTTTCAGTTGGGTTTCGATGACAAGAGTGAGAAGAACGTTGGTAAAGCGTTAACCGGCCATTTCAAAAAGGCAGGTTCAACTCCTAAAGCTAAATTGGTAGAATTCCACCACGGGTTCGACCACTTGAAAGTAGGAGACGAAGTGAAAGTAAACCTATTCGCAGAAGGTGAATATGTGGACGTTACAGGAACTTCAAAAGGTAAAGGTTTCCAGGGTGTTGTTAAAAGACACAACTTCGGTGGTGTAATGCAGGCAACTCACGGACAGCACAACAGATTAAGAGCTCCAGGTTCTATCGGTGCAGGTTCCGATCCGTCAAGAGTTTTCAAAGGAATGAGAATGGCGGGAAGAATGGGCGGTAAACAAGTAACCGTACAAAACCTTGAAGTGTTAAGAGTAGATGAAGAGCAAAATCTTTTAGTAGTAAAAGGTGCTGTTCCGGGAGCGAAAAATTCATACGTAATTATCAGAAGATGGAGTTAG
- a CDS encoding low affinity iron permease family protein, translating into MFFKFDYEKSVLNYWVKILNKKKVKTISNDKKVSFFDRFANWATNFTGSPGAFLGAMVLVIVWAATGPFFQYSETWQMIINTGTTIITFLMVFLIQKAQNKDSKAIQIKLNELIAASEKASNRIVDIEDLTEKELDNLHKFYEELSDLAESDNDLHQSHSIDAAKNNHEFKKRGRDLNGAFED; encoded by the coding sequence ATGTTTTTTAAATTTGATTATGAAAAATCCGTGTTAAATTACTGGGTCAAAATTTTAAATAAAAAGAAGGTGAAAACAATAAGCAACGACAAAAAGGTTAGTTTTTTCGATAGGTTTGCTAACTGGGCAACAAACTTTACAGGAAGTCCCGGAGCATTTCTTGGAGCAATGGTATTAGTTATTGTATGGGCAGCTACCGGTCCCTTTTTTCAATATTCAGAAACCTGGCAAATGATCATCAATACTGGTACTACAATTATTACGTTTTTGATGGTTTTTTTAATTCAAAAGGCGCAAAACAAAGATTCCAAAGCGATCCAAATTAAATTAAATGAATTGATTGCCGCCAGTGAAAAGGCCAGCAATAGAATTGTGGATATTGAGGATTTGACGGAAAAGGAGCTGGATAACTTGCATAAGTTTTACGAGGAATTATCAGATTTGGCGGAAAGCGATAATGATTTGCATCAGTCTCATTCTATCGATGCTGCCAAAAATAACCATGAATTCAAAAAAAGGGGCAGAGACTTGAACGGCGCATTTGAAGATTAA
- a CDS encoding GLPGLI family protein, whose amino-acid sequence MKKFILILFPLLFSAQTHRFIFEFKFKSDSLSKEFRTENMVLDINPDEFKFYPYAYAENDSLGKVRNYKNIMWDDQLPALKRNKNSYTNISYILLNDFFSFQTEDKISWNLSNETKKSAQYTLQKATTNFGGRKWTAWFSKEVNLSEGPYKFRGLPGLIFEIQDDQQNFIFSLVKSQKFKNTYDTSEFLESFGGKKPIPINEKVLLKKRMELFNDPLRDFKEDFKKSNGAGKFSVLGIEVKSIEQFKELTERFQEMMRKENNPIEIDKALKYPTKKR is encoded by the coding sequence ATGAAAAAGTTCATCCTCATCTTGTTTCCTCTATTGTTTTCCGCGCAAACCCACCGTTTTATTTTTGAGTTTAAATTTAAGAGTGATTCGCTCTCCAAAGAATTTCGGACTGAAAACATGGTATTGGATATTAATCCCGATGAATTCAAATTTTATCCTTACGCTTACGCAGAAAACGATTCTTTGGGGAAAGTTCGCAATTACAAAAACATCATGTGGGATGACCAACTTCCTGCTTTGAAGCGCAACAAAAATTCATATACCAATATTTCCTATATTTTATTGAACGATTTTTTCAGCTTTCAGACCGAAGACAAAATCAGTTGGAATCTTTCAAACGAAACCAAAAAATCCGCTCAATATACTTTGCAAAAAGCAACCACCAATTTCGGTGGAAGAAAATGGACGGCTTGGTTTTCCAAAGAAGTGAATTTAAGTGAAGGACCTTACAAATTCAGAGGATTGCCGGGTTTAATTTTTGAAATTCAAGATGATCAACAGAATTTTATTTTCAGTTTGGTCAAAAGTCAGAAATTTAAAAATACTTATGACACGTCCGAGTTTTTGGAATCTTTCGGTGGTAAAAAACCCATCCCGATTAATGAGAAGGTTCTATTGAAAAAGAGAATGGAACTTTTTAACGATCCTTTAAGAGACTTCAAAGAAGATTTTAAAAAGAGTAATGGCGCCGGAAAATTTTCTGTTTTGGGGATTGAAGTTAAAAGCATTGAGCAGTTCAAAGAGCTTACGGAACGATTTCAGGAAATGATGCGCAAAGAAAACAATCCGATTGAAATCGATAAGGCTTTAAAATATCCTACTAAAAAACGCTGA
- a CDS encoding DUF1294 domain-containing protein, producing MSFVVIYLLFISVTSFAVFGTDKFLAKNSRARISEATLLVTTFFGGTIGSVLAMFIFNHKIAKRSFLMKFFILVSVQLLLIYLVYRYGIK from the coding sequence ATGTCATTCGTAGTAATATACTTGCTTTTCATTTCGGTTACCAGTTTTGCAGTATTCGGAACGGATAAATTTTTAGCTAAAAATAGCCGCGCAAGAATTTCAGAAGCCACTCTACTCGTTACCACATTTTTCGGTGGAACCATAGGTTCAGTTTTAGCGATGTTTATTTTCAACCATAAGATCGCGAAGAGAAGCTTCTTAATGAAATTTTTTATATTGGTTTCCGTTCAGCTTTTATTGATATATTTGGTCTATAGATATGGAATTAAATGA
- the rpsJ gene encoding 30S ribosomal protein S10, which produces MSQRIRIKLKSYDYNLVDKSAEKIVKTVKATGAVVNGPIPLPTNKRIFTVLRSPHVNKKAREQFQLSAHKRLMDIYSSSSKTVDALMKLELPSGVDVEIKV; this is translated from the coding sequence ATGTCACAAAGAATCAGAATAAAATTAAAATCTTACGATTACAATTTGGTGGACAAATCTGCTGAGAAAATCGTAAAAACGGTAAAAGCGACTGGAGCTGTTGTAAACGGACCAATCCCATTGCCAACAAACAAGAGAATCTTCACCGTGTTGAGATCTCCGCACGTAAACAAAAAAGCAAGAGAACAGTTCCAACTTTCTGCACACAAAAGATTGATGGACATCTATTCTTCTTCTTCTAAAACTGTAGATGCTCTTATGAAATTGGAGCTTCCTTCAGGAGTTGACGTAGAAATTAAAGTGTGA